TGATATTGTTTCAGAGCATTCTTCTGATGCCAGCCTTATACTTATGGGGGCTCCTGGACAGCGCGGTGCAGGTCTGGCAAGATGGTTTTCTCTGGATAAGCGGGGATTTGATAAACAAATTGAGAAATTTGAGAATTTGCCTCCTATATTGTTTGTGCGCAGTGCGTATTCTGTACCACTTTTTGATGAGTATTAACTTTGTTTTGAAGCAAATAGGATAAAAAACAGGTTAAATATGTATAATGATAAGTATTATACCTGTTTTGTCAGTAAGAAGATGGGTTAGGACCATAATTGATGGGGCTCCTGCTCCCATGTCAGTACAGCTTAGATTTACAAGCCCCTGGGAGGCACGTGAGTTTTCTGCTTATCTGTGGGGACATAAGGGCAGTGAGACCAGAATCATAGAAGAAGGCTGCAGTCTTATTGTAGAAAAGGGTTGTAAGCATTTTTCTATTCCTGAGGGGATAATCTGTACAGCAGCTTCTCCTCTGTGCTTGCCTTCTGTATCCGAGACAGAGAGGTTGCTGCTTTCCGGCACCAGCATCATCATTCTCATAGGTGGATACGGACTTGAATCCTTGCCCCATGAGGATTGGACTTGGCTTGTTGCTTATGACGAATGTAGATTGATAAAAATGGGGGTAAAAGATAGTCCATGCGGCATGTGTGATGTTTGCACCAATGATGTTCTTTTAGAGCCTGCAGGTCTTGATGTCATAAAGAATATCATGTTGGCGTTTAGCAATAGATTTACCAGAGGAGAGCTAAAAAATTTTCTATACTCCTGTTTCCCTGCAGAAGGGATAATTGTTCCTCCTGCAGGTGTTTTATCAGACTGGGCATCTGGAGAAGTAGAAGAACTTATTTTTTCTCTAGAAAAACTCAGATATCTTAAACCCTATAGAGGTCTATCCTTTCTGGGAAAGATAGGGCACCTGCTGGGTGGGGCTTCTCTTCTTAGCTTTGATTTTGATAAGAAGAGTTTTATGGATAGGTACAGAGAATTTATAGATGTTTGGCAGATGCAATCGTGACTAAAGAGCAATAATATGCTAACATTGGGACTATGAAAAAATCTCCAGCTTTAGATTACATATTCTCTAGAAGGAGCATAAGAAAGTATAAACCAGATCCTGTAGAGGATTCTAGCCTAGAGCTTATTTTAAAAGCTGCCATGTCAGCTCCATCTGCTGTTGCAAAAGACCCCTGGCGTTTTGTAATAATAGACGATTTTGAGCTCAAGAAAAAAACAGCGGATGCACTACCTCATGGCAAGTTTCTTGTGGATGCACCGGTGGGAATTCTTGTTTGTGGCGATTTGTCTGCAGCCCATGGGGGGCTAGAGGGGTATCTTATCCAGGATTGCTCTGCAGCCATAGAAAATTTGCTTCTTGCTGTCAATAGCCTTGGATTGGGAGCCTGCTGGCTGGGCGTGTATCCGCGAGAAGAAAGAATTGATGCTATGCGCAATATTTTTGAGCTTCCTAAGAATATATTGCCCGTAGCCTGTATCTCTCTTGGCTATCCGGCAGAAGAAAAAAAATCTAGAGACAGATATAATCCCTCCTATGTACATAGGAACCACTGGAAATGAGTTATAAAGCCATTCTTGCTTGTGATTTGGACGGTACGCTTATACCTGAGGGGGGAGTTATAAGTGCCGAAGATCTTAGTCTGCTGCGTAAACTCCCTTCCATGGGAATTTTGCCTGTAATAGCCTCCGGCAGGCCTGTATCTTCTGTTCTCAGCATTGTTAGGAACATATGGGAAGATGAGGAACTGCCTGCCATAAGTTTTAACGGCAGTGTAGTAATAAAATCACCCTTGGGAAAAGAACTTTTTTCTGCCCGTCTTGATAATAAAATAGCAAAGAAAATAGTTGCCTTTTCTCTTGATAACGGCCTTTTCCCCCAAGTGTATGATAATAACCTCTTTTATGTATTCTATGAAGATGAAAAAGCCGAAAAATATTATCGGTCTGTTGATGTCCCCTACAAGATAATATCTTATGATGATTTTACATGGGATACTCCAAAAATTTTATTACATGACGAGCCTGATATTCTTAAAAAATATTTTCCTAGTCTACTAGAACTTGCAGGAAAAGAAATTTCTGCATTTTTTTCCAAGCCAATATATATTGAGCTTGTAAATCCAGAATCTGGCAAGGGACAGGCTCTTATTAAGCTGGCAGCCATATATGGTATATCTTCTTCTATGATATGGGCGATGGGTGATGCTGAGAATGACGTTGATATGCTTCTTGCTGCAAGATACGGATATGCTGTTGCAAATGCAAGCGAGAGCGTAAAAAGGCAGGTTTCTTATATTACAGAAAAAGGTGTAGGACAAGGTGCTTTGTCAGAAGTTGTACAGCATATTATTTCTGTTATAGGGCAGTAAAGCGTATTGTAAAGTTGTTTTTACCTTCCTCATATGAGTATCCCACTGTTCCGTTAAGCTGCCTTACAAGTTCTTTTATAAGCATTATACCCAGTGTGTTTTTGTTATTCTCTATGCTTTGCATATCTATCTTTGACCCCTGGTCGGAATATAGCAGTAGTATCTCATGCTCTTCTCTGCTTAGTGATATTTCTATCTTAAACGATGATTCTATTGCTTTTTGATTGTGCTTGATGCTGTTTGTTATAAGCTCTGAGAGTATTAGTCCCAGAGGGATTACTACTCCTGTACCTGCTGTTATGGGTTCTGCAAAGATAATCCATTCTATATTTGCAGTCTGTGTACCTAGAGATTGTTTTATCTGGGAAACCAGAGTAGACAAATACGAATCCAGGTTTATCCTGTTATTCTGTTTTTTTTGTTGCAGAAGTTCATAGACTATTGCCATGGCAGCAAGTCTACTTTGTATCTGCTCCAGTTCCTGTTTTGCCTGGGCGGGTATATCTTTGTTTTTCTGCAGCTGAATAAGACTGTTTATTATCTGTAGGTTGTTTTTTACCCGGTGATGGATTTCTCGCAGAAGCATGTCTTTTTCTTCTACGGCCATAGCCAGTCTTCTCTCTGCTTTTTTTCTTTCTGTTATATCCCTGATGAGAGCAAGTATTGCTTC
This sequence is a window from Spirochaetia bacterium 38H-sp. Protein-coding genes within it:
- a CDS encoding nitroreductase family protein, coding for MKKSPALDYIFSRRSIRKYKPDPVEDSSLELILKAAMSAPSAVAKDPWRFVIIDDFELKKKTADALPHGKFLVDAPVGILVCGDLSAAHGGLEGYLIQDCSAAIENLLLAVNSLGLGACWLGVYPREERIDAMRNIFELPKNILPVACISLGYPAEEKKSRDRYNPSYVHRNHWK
- a CDS encoding HAD family hydrolase, whose translation is MSYKAILACDLDGTLIPEGGVISAEDLSLLRKLPSMGILPVIASGRPVSSVLSIVRNIWEDEELPAISFNGSVVIKSPLGKELFSARLDNKIAKKIVAFSLDNGLFPQVYDNNLFYVFYEDEKAEKYYRSVDVPYKIISYDDFTWDTPKILLHDEPDILKKYFPSLLELAGKEISAFFSKPIYIELVNPESGKGQALIKLAAIYGISSSMIWAMGDAENDVDMLLAARYGYAVANASESVKRQVSYITEKGVGQGALSEVVQHIISVIGQ